Proteins encoded by one window of Blastopirellula marina:
- a CDS encoding RNA polymerase sigma factor, which translates to MKDLPQHESTAVDVAQLVAQHQLSVWRYLRSWGCSPQEAEDLTQETFLKVLERPFEQLTDAATRGYLRTVARNLLIDRRRKEGRQTNIQAVENIEQFWVETDDRKPEELLGLLNECLEGLTERARTALQMRFQDRKSRSEIADALQIGEHGAKNLMQRAKQQLRECIEFKLNHES; encoded by the coding sequence ATGAAAGACCTTCCGCAACACGAATCGACTGCGGTTGATGTCGCGCAACTTGTTGCACAGCATCAACTTAGCGTTTGGCGTTATTTGCGGTCCTGGGGTTGTTCGCCCCAGGAGGCAGAGGATCTGACTCAGGAAACTTTTTTGAAGGTTCTTGAGAGGCCATTCGAGCAGCTGACAGATGCCGCCACCAGGGGGTATTTAAGGACGGTTGCTCGAAATTTGTTGATCGACCGCCGACGCAAAGAAGGTCGGCAGACAAACATCCAGGCCGTCGAAAATATCGAGCAGTTCTGGGTGGAGACCGACGATCGCAAGCCGGAGGAACTTTTAGGACTCCTGAACGAGTGCCTGGAAGGTCTGACCGAACGAGCGAGAACGGCATTGCAGATGCGATTTCAAGATCGCAAATCACGTTCAGAGATCGCAGATGCTTTACAAATTGGCGAGCACGGAGCGAAAAACCTGATGCAACGAGCGAAGCAGCAACTTCGCGAGTGCATCGAGTTCAAATTGAATCACGAATCATGA